From one Lycorma delicatula isolate Av1 chromosome 2, ASM4794821v1, whole genome shotgun sequence genomic stretch:
- the LOC142319849 gene encoding uncharacterized protein LOC142319849 produces the protein MNEIFIKTEEIEVDEGTEDNLNVDYKNVLENSSNGDGELLDYQPHQSTEEVNKTKTICKKSRSAPSKQVTLTGTKSEEDDMVCQLIRIPFTRRSLFEKREILKKGRPTPSVQIGHTDIKAGKLFSRYFSGGLYTSFSWLTVSEARCKIYCWPCILFPVKKTMWNYDGYFDLKNLTRNASKHAKTKEHVMSCINLRRFMNQEFSEEEPKQLLFEKNDIVLNRELFKRLLDGLILSVRQNRRLDRTELYDCMLLHDTELKRLWAGLKEDGSKMDTLIKGLFYSVKQLFEKRILNEIHQASFFSIIVDEYSCRRYSVVVRYVDCKGVVCERFLSFFNVKEKNAEELFTAIDIALRSYIIYQCKLVAYSISGGCIGVEQITKFQMHMKSMIPELLYVNCSYHRLCEAVVAGAQISISETRAFFSALKIFPGFIINLLKKVPDENLEGHLNVDSDIKSTVNFIFEKREILIKFLEKLKDLDYISMSWSYFNVTLLKDLNFVYLLIIYKQIFSSFGDLELSMEFIGQMSYRNTVNDVKSVKKMLDNAVSCLKAMKSDKGLSIFFQSVACFALRPDDHLVELYNSLIDNALFHLNSRFNSLSSLSFLELVDARRFSSYSITFPKETFNTIVDIFGKFFDILRLKGELEVIYSDSAFRCGSPKGIRDVIRNSNLDDVLPEIVKLLDLIQTLPPTTGLIEPNAVTLSSVQRSINEYINADLPADVDVIYIQKDLLTQMEKSLHWYDDVMKIFAQSEFKHCLQIE, from the coding sequence atgaacgaaatttttattaaaacagaggAAATTGAAGTAGATGAAGGAACAGAAGATAATTTAAATGTCGATTACAAGAATGTGTTGGAAAATTCTAGTAACGGCGACGGAGAACTCTTGGACTATCAACCTCATCAGAGTACAGAAgaagtcaataaaacaaaaactatatgtAAAAAATCCCGTTCTGCGCCGTCGAAACAGGTTACATTAACAGGAACAAAGAGCGAAGAAGACGATATGGTATGCCAATTGATAAGAATTCCTTTTACTAGGCGAAGCttatttgaaaaaagagaaattcttaaaaaaggaAGGCCGACTCCTTCTGTTCAAATCGGCCATACCGATATTAAAgctggaaaattattttcacgaTATTTTTCAGGGGGTTTGTATACTTCATTCAGTTGGCTTACTGTAAGCGAAGCGCGTTGTAAAATTTACTGTTGGCCGTGTATTttatttcctgttaaaaaaaCTATGTGGAATTACGAtggttattttgatttaaaaaacctTACGCGTAATGCCTCCAAACATGCCAAAACAAAGGAACATGTCATGAGTTGTATTAACTTAAGACGATTTATGAATCAAGAATTTTCGGAGGAAGAACCAAAACAGTTACTTTTTGAGAAGAATGATATCGTTCTAAATAGGGAATTGTTTAAGCGTTTATTAGATGGGTTGATTCTTAGTGTACGTCAGAATCGTAGATTAGATCGTACGGAATTATACGATTGTATGTTACTGCACGACACTGAATTAAAACGACTTTGGGCAGGACTGAAAGAGGATGGATCGAAAATGGATACActtataaaaggattattttattctgtaaaacagCTTTTTGAAAAACGTATACTAAATGAAATTCATCAAGCGTCATTCTTTAGTATTATTGTCGATGAATATTCTTGTAGACGTTATTCTGTTGTGGTTCGTTATGTCGATTGTAAAGGCGTCGTATGTGAACGATTCCTTAGTttctttaatgtaaaagaaaaaaatgccgAAGAACTTTTCACGGCTATAGATATTGCACTTCGATCTTATATTATTTACCAATGCAAATTGGTAGCTTATTCTATCAGTGGTGGTTGCATCGGTGTCGAACAGATAACAAAATTTCAGATGCACATGAAATCTATGATTCCGGAATTGTTATACGTAAATTGTTCTTATCATCGATTATGTGAAGCGGTTGTTGCAGGAGCTCAGATTAGTATTTCGGAAACTCGCGCATTTTTCTCGGCTCTTAAGATTTTTCCtgggtttataattaatttattgaaaaaggtACCCGATGAAAATCTCGAGGGACATTTAAATGTTGACAGTGATATTAAAAGcaccgttaattttatttttgaaaagcgTGAAATCCTgataaaatttttggaaaaattgaaaGATCTTGATTATATTTCGATGAGTTGGTCGTATTTTAATGTAACTCTTTTAAAAGACCTTAATTTCGTTTATCTTctcattatatataaacaaattttttctagttttggtGATCTTGAATTATCGATGGAATTTATAGGGCAGATGAGCTACCGTAatacagttaatgatgttaaaagtgttaaaaaaatgctCGACAATGCCGTATCCTGTTTAAAAGCTATGAAAAGTGATAAAGGACTGTCAATTTTTTTCCAGTCAGTAGCTTGTTTTGCTTTGCGACCGGATGACCATCTAGTAGAATTATACAATTCTTTGATCGACAACGctctatttcatttaaattcaaggTTTAATTCTCTTTCATCCTTAAGCTTTCTTGAATTAGTCGATGCGCGAAGATTTAGTAGTTATTCGATTACCTTTCCGAAGGAAACCTTTAATACGATAGTAGAtatatttggtaaattttttgatattctgaGACTAAAGGGAGAGCTGGAAGTTATTTATAGTGATTCTGCGTTTAGATGCGGTTCCCCGAAAGGTATTAGGGACGTAATACGTAACAGTAATTTGGACGATGTCCTAccagaaattgtaaaattattggaTCTCATTCAGACTTTACCGCCTACCACTGGTTTGATCGAACCGAACGCAGTAACTTTATCTTCTGTGCAGCGCAGCATAAACGAATACATAAATGCTGATTTACCAGCAGATGTAGatgttatttatattcaaaaagatCTCTTGACCCAGATGGAAAAATCCTTACATTGGTATGATGATGTGATGAAAATATTTGCTCAGTCTGAATTCAAACATTGTCTACAAATTGAATAA